A single genomic interval of Noviherbaspirillum cavernae harbors:
- a CDS encoding diguanylate cyclase: MSKNKRLQKGLDDLEAALHQWLGAFENKDRLVAVHQHLKGLAESARSSGVGELSARALRIEKPLAALVANPGLAAQSAIQTAAALQELLAWDAAVPPQHGGPPASQPQQVAPKGATAAPIYLFNSNPLLGEDTAMQLRYFGHSVVVVSDIERVGSAIEKRPPSALIFDFEYREDLMAKVAALAHARRPPNRHYPIAVISTRGNFKARLAAARAGVDCYFTKPVDAAALIDRLDALIVSKVAHPFRILFISDDPAGAAQYSDVLREAQMDTRMLHKPAEIFEAFEEYRPELVVMDVHTAACSGIDLTRLIRQNNVYLDVPIVFLSHDDSLSHELDAINSGADDFLAKPVDPAHLISSLSSRAERYRALRGLIMRDSLTGLFNHSAIKETLAREVASSERTRTPVTLAMIDIDFFKRVNDTHGHPVGDHVIRTLSRLLQQRLRRGDVVGRYGGEEFAVILPATPATAAIGVLDEIREAFSRIRHHADEGDFTASFSAGVADVTAHETADALFRAADAALYEAKHKGRNRIEAG, from the coding sequence ATGAGCAAGAACAAGCGATTGCAAAAAGGGCTGGATGATCTGGAAGCCGCGCTGCACCAGTGGCTGGGCGCCTTCGAGAACAAGGACCGTCTGGTCGCCGTGCACCAGCACTTGAAGGGCCTGGCAGAGTCGGCCCGCAGTTCCGGCGTGGGCGAATTGAGCGCGCGCGCCCTGCGCATCGAGAAACCGCTGGCGGCACTGGTCGCAAATCCCGGTCTGGCCGCGCAAAGCGCGATCCAGACGGCGGCCGCGCTGCAGGAATTGCTGGCATGGGACGCCGCCGTGCCGCCGCAGCACGGCGGGCCGCCGGCATCACAGCCGCAGCAGGTCGCGCCCAAGGGCGCCACCGCAGCGCCGATCTATCTGTTCAACAGCAATCCGCTGCTCGGCGAAGATACCGCGATGCAGCTGCGCTATTTCGGCCACAGCGTGGTGGTGGTCAGCGATATCGAGCGCGTCGGCAGCGCCATCGAAAAACGTCCCCCGTCGGCGCTCATCTTCGACTTCGAATACCGCGAAGACCTGATGGCGAAGGTGGCGGCACTGGCGCACGCGCGTCGCCCCCCCAATCGGCATTATCCGATCGCCGTGATCTCGACCCGCGGCAATTTCAAGGCGCGCCTGGCCGCGGCGCGCGCCGGCGTGGACTGCTACTTCACCAAGCCGGTGGACGCCGCCGCCCTGATCGACCGGCTCGACGCGTTGATCGTGTCGAAGGTGGCGCATCCCTTCCGTATCCTCTTCATCAGCGACGACCCGGCCGGCGCCGCGCAATACAGCGACGTGCTGCGCGAAGCGCAGATGGATACGCGAATGCTGCACAAGCCGGCCGAGATTTTCGAGGCCTTCGAGGAGTACCGGCCCGAACTGGTGGTGATGGACGTGCACACCGCCGCATGCAGCGGCATCGATCTGACCCGCCTGATCCGGCAGAACAACGTCTACCTCGACGTGCCGATCGTGTTCCTGTCGCACGACGACAGTCTGTCGCACGAACTCGATGCGATCAACTCCGGTGCCGACGATTTCCTCGCCAAGCCGGTCGATCCGGCGCACCTGATTTCCTCGCTGTCGAGCCGTGCCGAACGCTACCGCGCGCTGCGCGGACTGATCATGCGCGACAGCCTCACCGGCCTGTTCAACCATTCCGCCATCAAGGAAACGCTGGCGCGCGAAGTGGCCAGCAGCGAGCGCACCCGCACGCCGGTCACGCTGGCGATGATCGACATCGATTTCTTCAAGCGCGTCAATGACACCCATGGCCATCCGGTCGGCGACCATGTGATCCGCACCTTGTCGCGCCTCTTGCAGCAGCGGCTGCGACGCGGCGACGTGGTCGGGCGCTACGGCGGCGAGGAGTTCGCGGTGATCCTGCCGGCGACGCCGGCGACGGCCGCCATCGGCGTGCTCGACGAAATCCGCGAGGCCTTCTCCCGCATCCGCCATCATGCGGACGAAGGCGACTTCACCGCCAGCTTTTCCGCCGGCGTGGCCGATGTCACCGCGCACGAAACCGCCGACGCGCTGTTTCGCGCCGCCGATGCGGCGCTGTACGAAGCCAAGCACAAGGGCCGCAACCGGATCGAAGCGGGATAA
- a CDS encoding DUF1330 domain-containing protein: protein MKKAYVVAEIVVTNPQPYEQYRVLTTPTVAQYGGRFLVRGGERHQMEGEDAEHNSGRRTVIVEFPSLEQARSWYDSVEYGKAKEVRLANSIGRLFIVEGV, encoded by the coding sequence GTGAAAAAAGCCTATGTCGTTGCGGAAATTGTCGTCACCAACCCGCAGCCCTACGAGCAGTATCGCGTGCTGACCACGCCCACCGTCGCGCAATACGGCGGGCGGTTTCTCGTGCGTGGCGGTGAGCGCCATCAGATGGAAGGCGAGGACGCCGAGCACAACAGCGGGCGGCGCACCGTGATCGTCGAGTTCCCGTCGCTGGAGCAGGCCCGCAGCTGGTATGACTCGGTGGAGTACGGCAAGGCGAAAGAGGTCCGCCTCGCCAATTCGATCGGGCGGCTGTTCATTGTCGAAGGCGTGTAG
- a CDS encoding NAD(P)H-dependent flavin oxidoreductase — protein MSNQRLPAALRNLSLPVIGSPLFIASGPALVKAQCKAGIVGSFPALNARPAELLDTWLTEIQQELTAFKEANPGATVGPIAVNQIVHQSNDRLAHDVEVCVKHRIPIIISSLRAPPKEMLDAIHSYGGIVLHDVISIRHAQKALEAGVDGLILVAAGAGGHAGALSPFALVGEVRKFFSGPIALSGSIATGDAILAAQAMGADFAYIGSRWLATQESNVDEAYRQAIVESSAADIVYTNLFTGVHGNYLKKSIVAAGLDPENLPVADKSTMNFGSGSGSKAKAWRDIWGAGQGVGLMDHVLTVAEVVERLQSEYRAARERLSLKG, from the coding sequence ATGAGCAATCAACGCCTGCCCGCTGCCTTGCGCAATCTCAGCCTGCCCGTCATCGGTTCGCCGCTGTTCATCGCCAGCGGCCCGGCGCTGGTCAAGGCGCAATGCAAGGCCGGCATCGTCGGCTCGTTCCCGGCCTTGAATGCGCGTCCGGCGGAACTGCTCGACACATGGCTGACCGAGATCCAGCAGGAACTGACTGCGTTCAAGGAGGCCAATCCCGGCGCAACTGTCGGCCCGATCGCGGTCAACCAGATCGTGCACCAGTCGAACGACCGCCTCGCGCACGACGTCGAGGTATGCGTGAAGCACCGGATCCCGATCATCATCTCCAGCCTGCGCGCGCCGCCCAAGGAAATGCTGGATGCGATCCACAGCTACGGCGGCATCGTGCTGCACGACGTGATCTCGATCCGTCATGCGCAGAAGGCGCTGGAGGCCGGCGTCGACGGCCTGATCCTGGTTGCCGCCGGCGCGGGCGGCCATGCGGGCGCGCTGTCGCCGTTCGCGCTGGTGGGCGAGGTGCGCAAGTTCTTCAGCGGCCCGATCGCGCTGTCGGGTTCGATCGCCACCGGTGACGCCATTCTCGCGGCGCAGGCGATGGGCGCAGACTTCGCCTACATCGGCTCGCGCTGGCTGGCGACACAGGAATCCAACGTGGATGAAGCGTATCGCCAGGCCATTGTCGAATCGAGCGCCGCCGACATCGTCTACACCAATCTGTTCACCGGCGTGCACGGCAACTATCTGAAGAAGTCCATCGTCGCCGCCGGCCTCGATCCCGAGAACCTGCCGGTGGCCGACAAGTCGACAATGAACTTCGGTTCCGGCAGCGGCAGCAAGGCCAAGGCATGGCGCGACATCTGGGGCGCGGGCCAGGGCGTGGGCCTGATGGACCACGTGCTGACCGTCGCCGAGGTGGTCGAACGGCTGCAATCGGAATATCGCGCTGCACGTGAGCGCTTGTCACTCAAGGGCTGA
- a CDS encoding IS5 family transposase (programmed frameshift) — MGMVKQDDGWRLPDRLWAQMEPLLPPRKPHPLGCHNPRVCDRAAMDAILFVLRTGCQWNALNGTGICSSSSAHRRFQEWVDAGVFEEFWMHGLLSAAALREIDWSWLSLDGAMTKAPLGGEKNGPNPTDRGKGGVKRSLLTDAHGIPLAIVIDGANRHDMKLARPTLESLEVGRPSLLAVWPQGLCLDKGYDYPQIQQLALELGYRAHIRSRGEEAQQRQTGTRARRWVVERTHSWLNRFRGLLIRWAKKAKNHLAFLHLACGIITWRSIGLLG; from the exons ATGGGCATGGTCAAGCAGGACGACGGCTGGCGTTTGCCAGACAGACTCTGGGCGCAAATGGAGCCGCTTTTACCGCCACGCAAGCCACATCCGCTGGGCTGCCATAACCCGCGTGTCTGCGACCGGGCAGCCATGGATGCGATCTTGTTCGTGTTGCGTACCGGTTGCCAGTGGAATGCATTGAACGGTACCGGCATTTGTTCCAGCAGTTCGGCGCATCGGCGCTTTCAGGAATGGGTTGATGCCGGCGTGTTCGAGGAGTTCTGGATGCATGGGCTGTTGTCGGCAGCGGCGTTGCGGGAAATCGACTGGTCCTGGCTGTCACTCGACGGCGCGATGACCAAGGCTCCTCTGGGTGGGGAAAAAAAT GGCCCCAATCCAACGGATCGCGGCAAAGGCGGCGTCAAGCGCAGCCTGCTGACGGACGCACACGGCATTCCCCTGGCCATCGTCATTGATGGTGCGAACCGCCATGACATGAAGCTGGCGCGACCGACACTGGAGTCGCTGGAAGTGGGGCGACCGTCATTGCTTGCGGTGTGGCCACAAGGACTGTGCCTGGACAAGGGCTATGACTATCCGCAGATCCAGCAGTTGGCGCTTGAATTGGGCTACCGGGCGCACATCCGGTCACGCGGGGAGGAAGCGCAGCAGCGGCAGACGGGAACGAGAGCCCGCCGCTGGGTGGTGGAGCGTACGCATAGCTGGCTGAACCGGTTTCGTGGCTTGCTGATTCGTTGGGCCAAGAAGGCGAAGAACCATCTCGCGTTCCTTCATCTCGCCTGCGGCATTATCACCTGGCGAAGCATAGGCCTACTGGGATAG
- a CDS encoding DUF4345 domain-containing protein produces MPSTPSMPASQRVVQICLFLVAAIAIFGGTLQMYLGEPQVSARLDNVHRFMAGIYLSTGLISLWAAITVRQQGTLVYLLALGVLFAGIGRLVSISQVGLPEPAAVWLGYLIPELLLPAVIVLAHRATNRDASRVAA; encoded by the coding sequence GTGCCATCCACGCCATCAATGCCGGCGAGTCAACGCGTCGTGCAAATCTGCTTGTTCCTCGTCGCAGCAATCGCGATATTCGGCGGCACGCTGCAGATGTACTTGGGAGAACCGCAGGTTTCTGCACGCCTCGACAACGTGCACCGCTTCATGGCCGGTATTTATCTTTCCACAGGCCTCATCAGCCTCTGGGCAGCCATCACCGTCAGGCAACAAGGAACGCTGGTGTACCTCCTTGCACTGGGCGTTCTCTTCGCTGGCATCGGAAGGCTTGTGTCCATCAGCCAGGTCGGGCTTCCCGAGCCGGCGGCAGTGTGGCTCGGCTACCTCATCCCGGAGTTGCTGTTGCCGGCAGTCATCGTTCTAGCCCACAGAGCCACAAATCGCGATGCCTCGCGCGTAGCGGCCTAA
- a CDS encoding GFA family protein, translating to MNYRGSCHCGQIAFEAEGEIGEVLACNCSICQRKGSLLWFIPRQQLRLLTEPEAMSTYTFNKHVIMHRFCPRCGIHPFGEGVGPDGQEIAAVNVRCLEGIEPESLRFQHFDGRAV from the coding sequence GTGAATTACCGAGGCAGTTGTCACTGCGGGCAGATTGCATTCGAGGCCGAGGGAGAAATTGGCGAAGTCCTGGCCTGCAATTGCTCCATATGTCAGCGCAAGGGTTCCCTGCTCTGGTTCATCCCGCGCCAGCAGTTGCGCCTCCTGACCGAGCCGGAGGCCATGAGCACGTACACCTTTAACAAGCACGTGATCATGCATCGGTTCTGTCCCAGGTGCGGCATTCATCCATTCGGAGAAGGCGTGGGCCCCGACGGCCAGGAGATCGCGGCGGTGAATGTGCGCTGCCTCGAAGGTATCGAGCCGGAGTCCTTGCGATTCCAGCACTTCGATGGACGCGCGGTTTAG
- a CDS encoding phenylacetate--CoA ligase family protein gives MPDYLDSLETRDPEQRERDLMQRLPQLVAHAQVAPGWSRLLAGVDAADVRSRAALAQLPVTRKSDLHALQQEDPPFGGLTATPVQQLRRLFMSPGPIFDPEGRGEDWWRFARPMAAIGLRAGHIVQNCFSYHFTPAAFMAEGGAAKIGCAVIPAGIGQTEMQVQAMAALKPDAYVGTPSFLKIIIEKAREMGADIGSVQRALVGAEALPPSLRTWLQGNGVPHVLQMYGSADVGNIAYETQSGGAVNPGMVLDEELILEIVRPGTGDPVAEGEVGEVVVTSFNPDYPLIRFGTGDLSAVLAGVSPCGRTNVRIKGWMGRADQTTKVRAMFVHPSQVAEVARRYPEILKARLIVSGEIGKDVMTLHCEVDSAARIDENAIVETIRDVTKLRGGVQLVARGSLPNDGKVIEDARKYD, from the coding sequence ATGCCAGATTATCTCGACTCACTCGAAACCCGCGATCCCGAGCAGCGCGAACGCGATCTGATGCAGCGCCTGCCGCAACTGGTGGCGCACGCGCAAGTCGCGCCGGGCTGGTCGCGCCTGCTCGCCGGCGTCGATGCCGCGGACGTCCGCAGCCGCGCGGCGCTGGCGCAGTTGCCGGTCACGCGCAAGTCGGACCTGCACGCACTGCAGCAGGAAGACCCGCCCTTCGGCGGCCTCACCGCGACCCCGGTGCAGCAGCTGCGGCGGCTGTTCATGTCGCCGGGGCCGATCTTCGATCCCGAGGGGCGCGGCGAGGACTGGTGGCGCTTTGCGCGGCCGATGGCGGCGATCGGGCTGCGCGCCGGCCACATCGTGCAGAACTGCTTTTCCTATCACTTCACGCCCGCCGCCTTCATGGCCGAAGGCGGCGCGGCGAAAATCGGCTGCGCGGTGATCCCGGCCGGTATCGGCCAGACCGAGATGCAGGTGCAGGCGATGGCCGCGCTGAAACCGGATGCCTATGTCGGCACGCCGTCCTTCCTCAAGATCATCATCGAGAAGGCGCGCGAGATGGGCGCCGACATCGGCAGCGTGCAGCGCGCGCTGGTCGGCGCGGAGGCGCTGCCGCCCTCGCTGCGCACATGGCTGCAGGGCAACGGCGTGCCGCACGTGCTGCAGATGTACGGCTCGGCCGACGTCGGCAACATCGCCTACGAAACGCAGAGCGGCGGCGCGGTGAATCCCGGCATGGTGCTCGATGAAGAGCTGATCCTGGAAATCGTGCGGCCCGGCACCGGCGACCCGGTGGCCGAGGGCGAGGTCGGCGAGGTGGTCGTCACCTCCTTCAACCCCGATTACCCGCTGATCCGCTTCGGCACCGGCGACCTGTCGGCAGTGCTGGCCGGCGTTTCGCCGTGCGGCCGCACCAATGTCCGCATCAAGGGCTGGATGGGCCGCGCCGACCAGACCACCAAGGTGCGCGCGATGTTCGTGCATCCGTCGCAGGTGGCCGAAGTCGCCCGGCGCTACCCGGAAATCCTCAAGGCGCGCCTGATCGTCAGCGGCGAAATCGGCAAGGATGTGATGACCCTGCATTGCGAAGTGGACAGCGCCGCCCGCATCGACGAGAACGCCATCGTCGAGACGATCCGCGACGTGACCAAGCTGCGCGGCGGCGTGCAGTTGGTTGCGCGCGGCAGCCTGCCGAACGACGGCAAGGTCATCGAGGATGCGCGCAAGTACGATTAG
- a CDS encoding TetR/AcrR family transcriptional regulator gives MKTAKPPVIDFRQAQENLRLGLRQGMLDEATRLLTEEGPQAMTVRRVAEAVNCSTTLLYSFFGGKDGLANEMYLEGFARLKAEFDAASTQLSRKKTDKDGLARILLHARIYRQYAKSNPSYYMVMFGDAIAGFVPPLESRKKAWESLAALIDAFEECMSKGALPPSNPTAAARLLWAAMHGAVSLELKGYYLKTERANELYDAAVNAVLCSLKMGTDGARK, from the coding sequence ATGAAAACTGCCAAACCCCCCGTGATCGACTTCCGCCAGGCGCAGGAAAATCTGCGCCTCGGCTTGCGCCAGGGCATGCTGGACGAGGCGACGCGCCTGCTGACCGAGGAAGGACCGCAGGCGATGACGGTGCGGCGCGTGGCCGAAGCGGTGAACTGTTCGACCACGCTGCTGTATTCGTTTTTCGGCGGCAAGGACGGGCTGGCCAACGAAATGTATCTCGAAGGATTCGCGCGCCTCAAGGCCGAATTCGACGCCGCCTCCACGCAGTTGTCCAGAAAGAAGACGGACAAGGACGGCCTCGCGCGCATCCTGCTGCATGCCCGCATCTATCGCCAGTATGCGAAGAGCAATCCGAGCTATTACATGGTGATGTTCGGTGACGCCATCGCCGGCTTCGTGCCGCCGCTCGAATCGCGCAAGAAGGCATGGGAATCGCTCGCGGCATTGATCGACGCCTTCGAGGAATGCATGAGCAAGGGCGCGCTGCCGCCCTCGAATCCGACCGCCGCCGCACGGCTGTTATGGGCGGCGATGCATGGCGCGGTCAGTCTGGAACTGAAGGGCTATTACCTGAAGACCGAGCGCGCGAACGAGTTGTATGACGCGGCGGTGAATGCGGTGCTGTGCTCGCTGAAGATGGGGACGGATGGCGCGCGCAAATGA
- a CDS encoding SDR family oxidoreductase: MFQPALLQGKRILVTGGGTGLGRAMAEKYLSLGADLYICGRRKPVCDQTATELMAAHGGSVKTFGLDIRDAAAVDDMVEQIFAEGPLTGLVNNAAGNFISPTAALSPRGFDAVANIVMHGTFYVTHAVGRRWVEMAMKGEWKPSDGYRSVISIIVTWVLNGGPFVVPSAMSKSAIQSMTMSLATEWAQYGIRLNAIGPGEIPTEGMSKRLNPGEEPGARTAAINPMGRAGRMEELQNLATFLMADGCDWLTGQAIMMDGGGHLATGGNFYELRSWTQEQWKEARDRIEAQNKKDREQRTA, from the coding sequence ATGTTCCAGCCCGCACTCCTGCAAGGCAAACGCATCCTCGTCACCGGCGGCGGCACCGGCCTCGGCCGCGCGATGGCGGAAAAGTACCTCTCGCTCGGCGCCGACCTCTATATCTGCGGCCGCCGCAAGCCGGTGTGCGACCAGACCGCGACCGAACTGATGGCCGCGCACGGCGGCAGCGTCAAGACCTTCGGGCTCGACATTCGCGATGCGGCGGCGGTGGACGACATGGTCGAACAAATCTTCGCCGAAGGCCCGCTGACCGGACTCGTGAACAATGCGGCCGGCAACTTCATCTCGCCCACCGCCGCGCTGTCGCCGCGCGGCTTCGACGCCGTCGCCAACATCGTCATGCACGGCACCTTCTACGTCACGCACGCCGTCGGCCGCCGCTGGGTCGAGATGGCGATGAAAGGCGAGTGGAAACCATCCGATGGCTACCGCAGCGTGATCTCCATCATCGTCACCTGGGTGCTGAACGGCGGCCCCTTCGTCGTGCCCTCCGCAATGAGCAAATCCGCGATCCAGTCGATGACGATGTCGCTCGCCACCGAATGGGCGCAATACGGCATCCGCCTCAACGCGATCGGTCCCGGCGAAATCCCGACCGAAGGCATGAGCAAGCGATTGAATCCGGGCGAGGAACCCGGCGCGCGCACCGCCGCGATCAACCCGATGGGGCGTGCCGGCAGGATGGAGGAGTTGCAGAACCTCGCGACCTTCCTGATGGCCGACGGCTGCGACTGGCTGACCGGCCAGGCGATCATGATGGACGGCGGCGGTCATCTCGCCACCGGCGGCAATTTCTACGAGCTGCGGTCATGGACCCAGGAGCAGTGGAAGGAGGCGCGCGATCGGATCGAGGCGCAGAACAAGAAGGATCGCGAGCAGCGCACGGCGTGA
- a CDS encoding aspartate:alanine exchanger family transporter, protein MEEIAALLHRRPELALFAAILLGQIIGRIHVKVFSFGSVVGTMIAGILIGIFAAPPLPDLMRWVFFYLFLFSIGYSVGPQFFGSLRKEAIPQIVLSITLGVTGLITVVAVAIVLDFDEGTAVGLLSGGLTQSAALGTGLNAIAALPLPDDIKASMSGAAPLADAITYGFGDLGLILFLTVGAPLLLRINLKAEAKALENELAGGEAADSLFGGRFYAFRGYRVENPSLFGVTVDELEQRHAAGRLSVQRIRRDGTLLQVRPDTPIRHGDWIVAGGNRAAFVHAESEIGTESDDAELLAIPLKSANVVITNKAVIGLSIGEARADRYFSRGVYLDSITRGEQELPRSPGTRVQRGDVVHIIGSPQDVERAAAAGGFVERDSGKTDLTFLAAGIICGVLIGLYTIDIDNIPLGLGIAGGILVVGLIAGWARSRYPVFGSMPEAAQRVLADIGLTVFIAIVGLTAGPHAVEAYHTRGGIFFASIFFGGMIVTLVPPLVALLVGKFLLKINPLLLIAGIAGAQTCTPGLNALRDASGSNIVALGYTVPYAIGNIILTIWGPIVVAILQALRH, encoded by the coding sequence ATGGAGGAAATTGCTGCGCTGCTGCATCGGCGTCCCGAACTGGCCTTGTTCGCCGCCATCCTGCTCGGCCAGATCATCGGGCGCATTCACGTCAAGGTCTTCAGCTTCGGTTCGGTGGTCGGCACCATGATCGCCGGGATTCTGATCGGCATTTTCGCCGCGCCGCCGCTGCCAGACCTGATGCGCTGGGTGTTCTTCTACCTTTTCCTGTTTTCCATCGGCTACTCGGTCGGGCCGCAGTTTTTCGGCAGCCTGCGCAAGGAGGCCATCCCGCAGATCGTGCTGTCCATCACGCTCGGCGTGACCGGCCTGATCACCGTCGTCGCCGTCGCGATCGTGCTGGACTTCGACGAGGGCACTGCCGTCGGCCTGCTCTCCGGCGGGCTGACCCAGTCGGCGGCGCTTGGCACCGGACTGAACGCGATTGCCGCACTGCCGCTTCCCGATGACATCAAGGCGAGCATGTCGGGCGCGGCGCCATTGGCCGATGCGATCACCTACGGCTTCGGCGACCTCGGCCTGATCCTGTTTCTGACCGTCGGCGCGCCGCTGCTTCTGCGCATCAACCTCAAGGCCGAGGCGAAGGCGCTCGAAAATGAACTGGCAGGCGGCGAGGCGGCAGACAGTCTGTTCGGCGGCCGCTTCTACGCGTTTCGCGGCTACCGGGTCGAGAATCCGTCGCTGTTCGGCGTGACGGTGGACGAACTGGAACAGCGTCATGCGGCCGGACGCCTGTCGGTGCAGCGGATCAGGCGCGATGGCACGCTGCTGCAAGTGCGTCCCGACACCCCCATCCGGCACGGCGACTGGATCGTTGCCGGCGGAAACCGCGCGGCCTTCGTCCATGCCGAAAGCGAGATCGGGACGGAAAGCGACGATGCGGAACTGCTGGCGATCCCGCTCAAATCGGCCAACGTGGTCATCACCAACAAGGCGGTGATCGGCCTCAGCATCGGCGAAGCGCGGGCAGACCGGTATTTTTCGCGCGGCGTGTATCTGGATTCCATCACGCGCGGCGAGCAAGAGCTGCCGCGCTCGCCCGGGACGCGCGTCCAGCGCGGCGACGTGGTGCACATCATCGGCTCGCCGCAGGACGTCGAACGCGCCGCCGCCGCAGGCGGCTTTGTCGAGCGCGACAGCGGCAAGACCGATCTCACCTTCCTGGCGGCGGGCATCATCTGCGGCGTGCTGATCGGCCTCTACACGATCGACATCGACAACATTCCACTCGGACTCGGCATCGCCGGCGGCATTCTCGTCGTCGGACTCATCGCGGGATGGGCGCGCAGCCGTTATCCGGTTTTCGGTTCGATGCCGGAGGCCGCACAGCGCGTGCTGGCCGACATCGGCCTGACCGTTTTCATCGCCATCGTCGGTCTCACTGCCGGCCCGCACGCGGTGGAGGCGTATCACACGCGCGGCGGAATCTTCTTCGCCAGCATATTTTTCGGCGGCATGATCGTGACGCTGGTGCCGCCGCTGGTGGCGCTGCTGGTGGGGAAGTTCCTTCTCAAGATCAATCCGCTGCTGCTGATCGCCGGCATCGCCGGCGCACAGACCTGCACACCGGGATTGAATGCCTTGCGCGACGCGAGCGGCAGCAATATCGTCGCGCTTGGTTATACGGTGCCTTACGCCATCGGCAACATCATCCTGACCATCTGGGGGCCCATCGTGGTGGCGATCCTGCAGGCGCTGCGGCATTGA
- a CDS encoding enoyl-CoA hydratase-related protein, translated as MTYESIQFSITDKIAHLVLNRPASLNTMHPVLWRELTAVLTELQRNASARALVISSTGKHFTAGMALDVFGSAGGIALDDKSAGGRANIAPQLADMQHAFNLIEELRMPVIAAIHGGCIGGGVDMVCACDIRLATADAFFCIQEINIGMTADLGTLQRLPKLIPEGIVHELAYTGRRLPAQRALALGLVNEVFDTQDAMLAAAMQMAREIAEKPPVAIWGSKQAIHYARDHSTHDALRQMGWLQSGIWQTGNLVEAFTAKQQGHAPQYDDLPPLHSFEEAKYTLK; from the coding sequence ATGACCTACGAAAGCATCCAGTTCAGCATCACCGACAAGATCGCGCACCTCGTGCTGAACCGCCCTGCCTCACTCAACACCATGCATCCGGTGCTGTGGCGCGAATTGACTGCCGTGCTGACCGAACTGCAGCGCAACGCATCCGCGCGCGCACTGGTAATTTCCTCGACCGGAAAGCATTTCACCGCCGGCATGGCGCTCGATGTGTTCGGCAGCGCAGGCGGCATCGCACTCGACGACAAGAGCGCGGGCGGACGCGCCAACATCGCGCCGCAGCTGGCCGACATGCAGCACGCCTTCAACCTGATCGAGGAATTGCGCATGCCGGTGATCGCCGCGATCCACGGCGGCTGCATCGGCGGCGGCGTGGACATGGTGTGCGCCTGCGACATCCGGCTGGCGACGGCGGATGCATTTTTCTGCATTCAGGAAATCAACATCGGCATGACCGCCGATCTCGGTACGCTGCAACGGCTGCCGAAGCTGATTCCGGAAGGCATTGTGCATGAGCTGGCCTATACCGGACGGCGGCTGCCGGCGCAGCGCGCACTGGCGCTCGGACTGGTGAACGAGGTGTTCGACACGCAGGACGCGATGCTGGCCGCCGCGATGCAAATGGCGCGCGAGATCGCCGAGAAACCGCCGGTCGCGATCTGGGGCAGCAAGCAGGCCATCCACTACGCACGCGACCACTCCACGCACGATGCATTGCGGCAAATGGGCTGGCTGCAATCGGGCATCTGGCAGACAGGCAACCTGGTGGAAGCCTTCACCGCGAAACAGCAGGGGCACGCGCCGCAGTATGACGATCTGCCGCCGCTGCACTCGTTCGAGGAAGCGAAATATACGCTGAAGTGA